One Desertifilum tharense IPPAS B-1220 genomic window carries:
- a CDS encoding 2Fe-2S iron-sulfur cluster-binding protein: MANTYTIEIQHQGTTHTLEVPENQTILSVADAAGLDLPSSCHAGVCTTCAAKILEGTVDQTDGMGVGTELQAEGYVLLCVAYPRSNLKIITEKEEEVYNRQFGKD; this comes from the coding sequence ATGGCTAACACGTACACGATTGAAATTCAACATCAAGGAACAACTCACACTCTAGAAGTTCCCGAAAATCAAACCATTTTGAGCGTAGCAGATGCGGCGGGATTGGATCTGCCTAGCTCTTGTCATGCCGGAGTTTGTACAACCTGTGCCGCTAAGATTTTAGAAGGGACAGTCGATCAAACCGATGGTATGGGAGTCGGCACCGAATTACAAGCGGAAGGCTATGTTTTATTGTGCGTTGCCTATCCGCGCTCTAATCTCAAAATTATTACTGAAAAAGAAGAAGAAGTTTACAATCGCCAGTTTGGGAAAGACTAA
- a CDS encoding serine/threonine-protein kinase, with translation MNALIGKTLQGGKYTLEQELGQGGFGVTFKATHHYLHQVVVIKTLNDSMRQHPDFANLQRKFQDEARRLAACVHPHIVRISDYFTEDGLPYMVMDYIPGQTLAEVVFPDRPLAEAIAIRYIQQIGAALQVVHQRGMLHRDVKPHNIMLRQGTQEAILIDFGIAREFTPNAAQTHTNLVSEGYAPLEQYLPHAPRTPATDVYGLAATLYALVTARVPIAAILRDRHPMPAPRDLNPQLSAALNQAIMRGMAVESQYRPQRIEDWLALLPSNSPPPVASHSPSTAATFAVTPQAAPVAIPPPRKSANALLLATGAVIAFATLAVGAAIFQGRQPEPIASPPSSPAPTVTPTPPQAIPSPIPTPTPEPPAPSPEPTPTPEPTPPPPVVEVPSPTPSPPPRPPQPQPDNNRPNAPVRGYPVGTSENEIFAALGEPNRVSDGLWNTRAISYNLRNQRVNLGYLIDPSSQQVRQTEVSFSPSIDALTMQVTLNGMFGGTAPVEVLDGLVGVQRRQFDEYPFSTGNLEGVIQRDRENRIYIGIWDRNLKN, from the coding sequence ATGAATGCGTTGATTGGCAAAACCCTACAAGGGGGAAAATATACCCTAGAGCAAGAATTAGGACAGGGCGGCTTTGGCGTTACCTTTAAGGCAACCCACCATTATCTGCATCAAGTCGTCGTCATTAAAACCCTTAACGATTCGATGCGCCAGCATCCCGACTTTGCCAATCTTCAGCGCAAATTTCAAGATGAAGCGCGGCGGTTAGCGGCTTGCGTTCATCCCCATATTGTCCGCATTAGCGATTACTTCACCGAAGACGGGTTGCCCTACATGGTCATGGATTATATCCCAGGCCAAACCCTGGCTGAGGTGGTTTTTCCCGACCGACCCTTAGCAGAGGCGATCGCAATTCGCTATATTCAACAAATTGGGGCCGCTTTGCAAGTGGTGCATCAACGGGGGATGCTGCACCGCGACGTTAAACCCCACAATATTATGCTGCGCCAAGGGACTCAAGAGGCGATTCTGATTGACTTTGGGATTGCGCGAGAATTTACCCCCAACGCCGCCCAAACCCATACCAACCTCGTCTCGGAAGGTTACGCGCCCCTAGAACAATATTTACCCCACGCCCCGCGCACCCCAGCAACGGATGTTTATGGACTGGCGGCGACACTCTACGCCCTGGTGACAGCCCGCGTGCCTATTGCTGCTATTTTACGCGATCGCCATCCCATGCCAGCCCCCCGCGACCTCAACCCGCAACTGAGTGCCGCCCTCAACCAAGCGATTATGCGGGGAATGGCCGTAGAATCCCAGTATCGCCCGCAGCGGATTGAAGATTGGCTGGCGCTTCTCCCCAGCAACAGCCCGCCCCCAGTGGCTAGCCATTCCCCCAGTACCGCCGCTACCTTCGCCGTGACACCCCAAGCCGCCCCAGTTGCAATTCCCCCACCGCGCAAGTCTGCCAACGCCCTGCTGTTAGCCACAGGGGCCGTTATTGCCTTTGCCACCTTAGCCGTCGGGGCCGCCATTTTTCAGGGGCGTCAGCCGGAACCCATCGCCTCGCCTCCGAGTTCGCCAGCGCCGACGGTTACGCCAACGCCTCCCCAGGCTATCCCCTCGCCGATACCCACCCCAACACCAGAACCGCCAGCCCCATCGCCGGAACCCACACCCACACCGGAACCCACACCCCCGCCGCCCGTGGTAGAAGTCCCCTCTCCTACCCCTTCTCCGCCACCGCGCCCCCCACAACCGCAACCCGATAATAATCGACCCAATGCCCCCGTGCGCGGGTATCCGGTAGGCACTTCTGAAAATGAGATTTTTGCAGCCCTTGGAGAACCTAACCGGGTTTCTGACGGGTTGTGGAATACTAGGGCGATTAGTTACAATCTGCGAAATCAACGGGTGAATTTAGGCTATCTAATCGATCCGAGTAGCCAACAAGTTCGCCAAACGGAAGTATCCTTCTCTCCTTCTATTGATGCGTTAACCATGCAAGTCACCCTGAATGGGATGTTTGGCGGAACCGCCCCCGTTGAGGTGTTAGATGGCTTAGTAGGGGTTCAGCGTCGCCAGTTTGATGAGTATCCTTTCAGTACGGGAAATCTAGAGGGGGTGATTCAGCGCGATCGCGAAAATCGCATCTATATTGGAATTTGGGACCGCAATCTGAAAAACTGA
- a CDS encoding pentapeptide repeat-containing protein: protein MIFRYLAALILAVLLWSGTTPAWAQAVLYPPPLSYTGADLRGEDFSGQNLQSAEFVNANLPQTNFTGANLRGAIFSGVAMPQANLHQADLTYAMIDQANLTGADLSDAVFTESILLRTILDETDITNADFSDALLDGVQIRELCGRASGVNSQTGIATRESLGCR from the coding sequence ATGATATTTCGATACCTAGCAGCCTTGATTTTGGCTGTATTGCTGTGGAGTGGCACCACTCCCGCTTGGGCGCAGGCCGTCCTATATCCCCCGCCGCTGTCGTATACTGGGGCAGACTTGCGGGGCGAAGACTTTTCAGGACAAAATCTGCAATCGGCTGAATTTGTCAACGCCAACTTACCCCAAACTAACTTTACTGGGGCAAACCTACGCGGGGCAATTTTTAGCGGCGTCGCCATGCCCCAAGCCAACCTGCATCAGGCAGACTTAACCTATGCCATGATCGACCAAGCGAACCTTACCGGGGCAGACTTGAGCGATGCTGTCTTTACAGAATCGATCTTGCTGCGAACGATTTTAGACGAAACTGATATTACCAATGCTGACTTTAGCGATGCCTTATTGGATGGCGTACAAATTCGCGAACTCTGTGGGCGAGCTTCTGGGGTAAACTCACAAACGGGTATAGCAACGCGAGAATCTTTAGGGTGTCGATGA
- a CDS encoding CPBP family intramembrane glutamic endopeptidase yields MSNDKPDIEPLSRMQVLIAMGVTAVLLLIVAKVWLRFDSVVILPVQWSPQELLLGAGIGLGITAASSVVYRLWPAYRRSADFYLTLVLKPLVFPDLIWLGLLPGLSEELLFRGVMLPAIGLNVTGLILSSICFGVLHLSGNNQWSYVVWATAVGLVFGYSALATGNLLVPIVAHILTNFISSLIWKLKEPQTT; encoded by the coding sequence ATGAGTAACGATAAACCCGATATCGAACCCCTATCCCGAATGCAAGTGCTAATTGCAATGGGGGTGACAGCCGTTCTGTTGCTGATTGTCGCTAAGGTGTGGCTGCGTTTCGATTCTGTGGTCATTTTACCCGTTCAATGGTCTCCCCAAGAGTTACTATTAGGGGCAGGCATTGGGCTAGGGATTACGGCAGCAAGTTCGGTCGTCTATCGCCTCTGGCCGGCTTATCGGCGGAGTGCAGATTTTTACCTAACTTTAGTCTTAAAACCGCTCGTATTTCCCGATTTAATTTGGTTAGGTTTGCTTCCCGGCTTAAGCGAAGAGTTACTGTTCCGGGGCGTGATGTTACCCGCCATTGGCTTAAATGTCACGGGGTTAATTCTATCGAGCATTTGTTTTGGCGTGCTGCACCTCAGCGGTAATAATCAATGGTCTTATGTGGTGTGGGCAACGGCGGTGGGTTTAGTGTTTGGCTATAGTGCCTTAGCCACTGGTAATTTACTGGTTCCCATCGTCGCCCATATCCTCACAAATTTTATTTCTAGCCTCATTTGGAAACTCAAGGAACCTCAAACAACGTAG
- a CDS encoding thioesterase family protein, translating into MPFEYDRTIRFAETDAAGVVYFAHVLSLCHEAYEASLIAAGFELKSFFQNSEQAFPIVHASVDFRRPIYCGDRAFISVAPQNSENSSEFNIYYEVFIKNKSVAVAQTRHVCIHPNQRSRQPLSHEILQWIKLYQV; encoded by the coding sequence ATGCCTTTTGAGTACGATCGCACCATTCGCTTTGCTGAAACCGATGCAGCAGGCGTCGTTTACTTCGCCCATGTTTTAAGCTTGTGTCACGAAGCCTACGAAGCTTCCCTGATTGCGGCAGGCTTTGAGCTTAAAAGCTTTTTTCAGAATTCCGAGCAAGCCTTCCCTATTGTCCACGCTAGCGTTGATTTTCGCCGCCCGATCTATTGTGGCGATCGCGCTTTCATTTCTGTGGCTCCTCAAAATTCTGAAAACAGTAGCGAATTTAACATTTATTACGAAGTTTTCATTAAAAATAAGAGTGTAGCCGTTGCTCAGACTCGCCATGTTTGTATTCACCCCAATCAGCGATCGCGCCAACCCTTATCGCACGAGATATTACAATGGATTAAGCTTTATCAAGTTTGA
- a CDS encoding sensor histidine kinase, translating into MDFSQILLEKNQLIIDRWVASVYEDSEIEATKELTFKAVRDSLPEVLQALATVLSESEANDLQTLVKASLKHGSIRAEQGFEPAEIAQEYRLLRSAVFATLEPDLLQGSPAELLRAVRLIDAVIDEAIARCFDSYTQGRLLELKQLQNQLNLTNQELTRLVRASRDNISQLAHELKTPLTSIIGYADLFLRQQRDREPNIKDNTANFESIERVLRSGRLLLHLINDALEISRYDAGKMKLQLIPTNPRELIDSVLEIVDPLIREKGLSLIVDCDRAPLAVITDPLRVQQILTNLLSNAIRYTETGTIRLDCWTPSELEWIIAITDSGIGISVEDQKQIFDPYFQAYKDSGFQKMEGTGLGLTIVSRIVKLMQGEIQVSSQPGQGSTFRVILPQEMLLPPH; encoded by the coding sequence ATGGATTTTAGTCAAATCTTACTGGAAAAGAATCAACTCATTATCGATCGGTGGGTCGCCTCCGTTTATGAAGATAGTGAGATTGAGGCAACGAAAGAACTCACCTTTAAAGCAGTACGCGATAGCTTGCCAGAAGTTCTCCAAGCCTTAGCGACTGTACTTTCAGAATCGGAAGCCAACGATTTGCAAACCTTGGTGAAGGCGAGTTTAAAACATGGCAGTATTCGAGCAGAACAGGGATTTGAACCGGCTGAAATTGCTCAAGAATATCGCCTGCTGCGTTCGGCTGTTTTTGCCACTTTAGAACCCGATTTGCTGCAAGGTTCTCCAGCCGAACTCTTACGCGCCGTTCGTTTAATTGATGCCGTGATTGACGAAGCGATCGCGCGCTGCTTTGATAGCTATACTCAAGGGCGATTGTTGGAACTCAAACAACTGCAAAATCAACTCAATTTAACGAATCAAGAGTTAACTCGCTTAGTTCGTGCCAGCCGAGATAATATTTCTCAGTTAGCCCATGAACTGAAAACTCCCTTAACCTCAATTATTGGTTATGCGGATTTGTTCCTTCGCCAACAGCGCGATCGCGAACCGAACATTAAAGATAATACAGCAAATTTTGAAAGTATTGAGCGCGTTTTGCGGAGTGGAAGATTGCTATTGCACCTCATTAATGATGCCTTAGAAATCTCGCGCTATGATGCCGGTAAAATGAAGCTGCAACTGATTCCTACCAATCCCCGCGAGTTAATTGACTCAGTTTTAGAGATTGTCGATCCTTTGATTCGCGAAAAAGGGCTATCCTTAATTGTAGATTGCGATCGCGCCCCCCTAGCCGTCATCACCGATCCGTTGCGCGTTCAACAAATACTCACCAATCTGTTAAGCAATGCCATTCGCTACACCGAAACAGGAACCATTCGCCTAGACTGCTGGACGCCATCTGAACTAGAATGGATAATTGCAATTACAGATAGTGGAATTGGGATTTCAGTTGAAGATCAAAAACAAATCTTCGATCCCTATTTTCAAGCTTATAAAGATTCTGGTTTCCAAAAGATGGAAGGCACAGGTTTAGGATTAACTATTGTCTCTCGAATTGTCAAGTTAATGCAAGGCGAAATTCAAGTGTCTTCTCAACCTGGACAAGGTTCTACATTCCGGGTTATCTTACCTCAAGAAATGCTTCTTCCACCCCATTAA
- a CDS encoding class I SAM-dependent methyltransferase: MRTDKVWQDPTLVNQFLTGVRGGIPFASEQIHVALRVVEAACSQVKRVADLGCGDGVLTQAILMRYPQAIVTAIDFSEPMLEQARQRLRSQSVHVEFRQADLHDSQWCEGLEPFDAVISGYCIHHLPDTRKRQLYSEIYQLIKPKGCFLNIEHVASSSPWVESLFNELLVDSLYQWHQDQGKTASKVEVAERFVYRDDKIANILAPVEVQCQWLREIGFQEVDCYFKVFELAVFGGVRY, from the coding sequence ATGAGAACTGATAAGGTATGGCAAGATCCAACTCTCGTCAATCAGTTTTTGACGGGAGTGCGCGGCGGTATTCCGTTTGCATCCGAACAAATTCATGTGGCTTTGCGGGTGGTAGAGGCCGCTTGCAGCCAGGTTAAGCGCGTGGCAGACTTGGGTTGTGGAGATGGCGTGCTGACTCAGGCGATTTTGATGCGCTATCCCCAAGCCATTGTGACGGCGATTGATTTCTCTGAACCCATGTTAGAACAGGCGCGGCAACGATTGCGATCGCAAAGCGTCCATGTGGAGTTTCGCCAAGCAGACTTACACGACTCGCAATGGTGCGAAGGTTTAGAACCTTTTGATGCGGTAATCTCTGGTTATTGCATTCACCACCTCCCCGATACTCGCAAACGCCAACTCTACAGCGAAATCTATCAACTCATCAAACCGAAAGGCTGTTTTCTCAATATCGAACATGTGGCTTCATCTTCCCCGTGGGTGGAGTCGCTATTCAATGAATTATTAGTAGACTCCCTGTATCAATGGCATCAAGACCAAGGGAAAACAGCTAGTAAAGTAGAAGTAGCCGAGCGCTTTGTTTATCGAGACGATAAAATAGCCAATATTCTCGCCCCTGTAGAAGTTCAGTGTCAGTGGTTGCGAGAAATTGGTTTTCAAGAGGTCGATTGTTACTTTAAAGTCTTTGAGTTGGCTGTTTTTGGTGGCGTTCGCTATTAA
- a CDS encoding 2-succinylbenzoate--CoA ligase, with protein sequence MPSVNILEELQDRSREDWLVCGLEMPPASQQLWQLTARLSGALMQLPQKPKILLIESHPLRFLSGFLACVSANCPVFICNPAWQQREWQQVFEEVKPHLILGNCPPGLSRDYPILEQEIGSDWIGLNQGDRTFIDYPPLPDFAIMIPTGGSSGKIRFVVHTWETLSHSVQGLSDYFGQLPIHSYCVLPLYHVSGLMQFMRSFLTRGNIIIESFKQLNPNFNPQDFFISLVPTQLQRLLTHQSEWLAQFRVVFLGGAPAWEALLMAAREAKIPLALTYGMTETASQIASLKPHDFLQGNGSCGQVLPHAKIMIVSEVGEALTANKMGIVCLESRSLMRGYYQDNFPLNSPLVTFQSDDLGYLDERGYLYIIGRNSQKIITGGENVFPAEVEAAILATQQVQDVCILGVPDSDWGQVVTAVYVPGSVEVEPATLKSAIASQLAAYKHPKLWVAVNSLPRNAQGKINREQLLAIALSHQRR encoded by the coding sequence ATGCCAAGTGTAAATATTCTAGAGGAGTTGCAAGACCGAAGTCGAGAAGATTGGTTAGTCTGCGGTTTAGAAATGCCCCCCGCTTCGCAGCAACTTTGGCAACTGACAGCGCGTTTATCGGGGGCGTTGATGCAGTTGCCCCAGAAGCCTAAGATTTTATTAATTGAGTCGCATCCGCTGCGGTTTCTATCCGGTTTTTTAGCCTGTGTTTCTGCCAACTGTCCGGTTTTTATCTGCAACCCGGCTTGGCAACAGAGGGAATGGCAGCAAGTTTTTGAGGAGGTTAAACCGCATCTAATTTTAGGGAACTGTCCCCCAGGATTGAGCCGAGACTATCCCATTTTAGAGCAAGAAATCGGCTCTGATTGGATTGGCTTAAATCAGGGCGATCGCACTTTTATAGACTACCCTCCATTGCCCGACTTTGCTATTATGATTCCCACGGGCGGATCGTCGGGTAAAATTCGCTTTGTGGTTCACACGTGGGAAACTTTATCTCATTCCGTTCAAGGATTATCCGATTATTTCGGACAACTTCCTATCCATTCCTATTGCGTTTTACCCCTTTATCATGTCAGTGGGTTAATGCAGTTTATGCGCTCATTTCTCACGCGGGGAAACATTATTATAGAGTCGTTTAAGCAACTCAATCCTAACTTCAACCCCCAAGATTTTTTCATTTCGCTAGTTCCCACTCAACTGCAACGCCTGCTAACCCATCAATCAGAATGGCTGGCTCAATTTCGGGTCGTATTTCTAGGGGGTGCCCCCGCTTGGGAGGCGCTATTAATGGCGGCTAGAGAGGCTAAAATTCCCCTTGCTTTAACCTATGGTATGACAGAAACCGCTTCGCAAATTGCCAGCTTAAAACCCCATGACTTTCTTCAGGGAAATGGGAGTTGCGGTCAAGTTTTGCCCCATGCCAAGATTATGATTGTTAGCGAGGTTGGGGAAGCATTAACCGCGAATAAAATGGGGATAGTTTGCCTAGAATCTCGCTCTTTAATGCGGGGGTATTATCAAGATAACTTCCCGCTAAACTCGCCCCTTGTCACCTTTCAATCTGACGATTTAGGGTATCTCGACGAACGGGGTTACTTATATATTATTGGACGCAACAGTCAGAAAATTATTACAGGCGGCGAGAATGTGTTTCCGGCGGAGGTAGAGGCGGCAATTTTAGCAACCCAACAGGTGCAAGATGTGTGTATTCTAGGAGTTCCCGATTCAGACTGGGGACAAGTTGTCACCGCCGTTTACGTGCCCGGTTCTGTTGAGGTGGAACCCGCTACACTTAAAAGTGCGATCGCTTCTCAATTAGCCGCTTACAAGCACCCTAAATTATGGGTGGCTGTCAATTCTCTCCCTCGCAATGCTCAAGGCAAAATTAACCGCGAACAACTTCTTGCGATTGCACTCAGTCACCAACGCCGATAA
- a CDS encoding o-succinylbenzoate synthase, translating into MPYKLQFQVYQYPFYPPLQTRYGIWEQREGIILRLSDETGRVGWGEIAPLPWFGSETLAQAVEYCRQSSTEINESDFWAIPDSLSACQFGFHSAWEDLQNPSPPLTTPAFSALLPAGEEALSAWHSLWQQGYRTFKWKIGVYSLEQELNWVRQLAPMLPQDAKLRLDANAGLTWEGANQWLAVCDELAIEFLEQPLPVNSFDALLALSKQYQTPLALDESVATLTQIKYCYDRGWRGIFVVKPSIVGIPQDLREFCQQTQIRTVFSSVFETPVGRKAALKLATELSDPNYAIGFGVNHWLKAEVLPQCQV; encoded by the coding sequence ATGCCTTACAAACTTCAGTTTCAGGTTTATCAGTATCCCTTTTATCCCCCCTTGCAAACGCGCTATGGCATTTGGGAACAACGCGAAGGCATTATTCTCCGTCTAAGCGATGAAACCGGGAGAGTGGGTTGGGGAGAAATTGCCCCGCTACCGTGGTTTGGTTCGGAAACCTTAGCCCAAGCCGTTGAATATTGTCGTCAATCTTCCACAGAAATTAATGAGTCAGATTTTTGGGCAATTCCGGATAGTCTGTCAGCCTGTCAATTTGGGTTTCATTCCGCTTGGGAAGATTTGCAAAACCCCTCTCCTCCCCTGACTACGCCAGCGTTTAGCGCTTTATTACCTGCCGGAGAAGAGGCGCTATCGGCTTGGCACTCCCTCTGGCAACAGGGCTATCGTACTTTTAAATGGAAAATAGGCGTTTATTCCCTAGAACAAGAACTTAATTGGGTTCGCCAACTCGCGCCAATGTTGCCCCAAGACGCTAAACTCCGGTTGGATGCAAATGCGGGGTTAACCTGGGAAGGTGCTAACCAGTGGTTAGCCGTTTGCGATGAATTAGCCATTGAATTTCTCGAACAGCCGCTGCCAGTTAATTCGTTTGATGCGTTGTTAGCCCTCAGCAAACAGTATCAAACGCCCCTCGCCCTCGATGAATCGGTAGCTACTTTAACGCAAATCAAATATTGCTACGATCGCGGCTGGCGCGGTATTTTTGTGGTTAAACCCAGTATTGTGGGCATCCCGCAAGACTTGCGCGAGTTTTGCCAGCAAACTCAAATTCGCACTGTTTTTTCCTCTGTTTTTGAAACGCCAGTGGGCAGAAAAGCCGCCTTGAAACTGGCAACGGAATTATCAGATCCCAATTATGCCATTGGGTTTGGAGTCAATCATTGGTTAAAGGCTGAAGTTTTACCGCAATGCCAAGTGTAA
- a CDS encoding CopG family transcriptional regulator: MATHHITVELTDEEISILKRLADARNISATAALKHAIITADYLERQTRDGKQIFIGEMVNNTVQGSLKTVNIEAIPQ, from the coding sequence ATGGCAACTCACCATATTACTGTTGAACTGACTGATGAAGAAATTAGCATCCTCAAACGTTTAGCGGATGCTCGCAATATCAGTGCAACTGCGGCGCTCAAACACGCCATTATTACAGCAGACTATCTCGAACGTCAAACGCGCGACGGCAAGCAAATTTTTATTGGCGAAATGGTGAATAATACAGTTCAAGGGAGTCTTAAAACCGTTAATATTGAAGCGATTCCCCAGTAG
- a CDS encoding DUF3326 domain-containing protein — protein MLKRSYTVVLMVPTGIGARIGGYAGDALPVARAIAQIADTLITHPNVLNGAQLYWNLPNALYTEGYGLDQFAAGVWGLRPVVQNRVGLILDCAIEPELRLRHLQAADATRATLGLHLTDYIVTDAPLNVELRQAEGGSSWGTIGNPDSLLRAAERLIQQAQATAIAVVARFPDDSGSETLQNYRYGQGVDPIGGAEAVISHLVVRQFRIPCAHAPALLPLPLDPDISPRSAAEELGYTFLPCVLVGLSRAPQFVTLEDRPLAGDLWVNQVDAVVVPATACGGSGILSLSQTPAQIIAVGDNQTAMRSPPEPLGIKALRVNSYLEALGVLVAHRAGIHPSALSPKISSLRSLT, from the coding sequence TTGCTAAAACGTTCTTACACTGTTGTCCTAATGGTGCCTACGGGCATTGGGGCGAGGATTGGCGGATATGCGGGGGATGCGTTGCCTGTTGCTAGAGCGATCGCGCAAATTGCCGATACCCTAATTACCCATCCTAATGTCCTCAATGGCGCTCAGTTGTATTGGAATTTACCCAATGCGCTGTATACCGAAGGTTACGGCTTAGACCAATTCGCCGCCGGGGTTTGGGGGTTGCGTCCGGTGGTGCAAAATCGGGTGGGCTTAATTTTAGATTGTGCCATTGAACCGGAGTTGCGCCTGCGTCACCTGCAAGCGGCGGATGCAACTCGCGCTACCTTGGGACTCCATTTAACCGATTACATCGTTACCGATGCCCCGTTAAACGTGGAGTTGCGCCAAGCTGAGGGGGGGAGCAGTTGGGGAACGATTGGCAACCCAGACAGCCTCCTACGAGCCGCAGAACGGCTGATTCAGCAAGCCCAAGCTACTGCGATCGCAGTGGTTGCCCGTTTCCCGGATGATAGTGGTAGCGAAACTCTACAAAATTATCGCTATGGTCAAGGGGTAGACCCGATTGGGGGTGCGGAAGCCGTGATTAGTCATTTGGTGGTTCGCCAATTTCGCATTCCCTGCGCCCACGCACCCGCCTTGCTTCCCCTCCCCCTCGATCCCGATATCTCCCCGCGTTCGGCTGCTGAAGAGTTGGGTTATACCTTCTTGCCTTGCGTTTTAGTGGGCTTAAGTCGCGCCCCGCAGTTTGTTACTCTAGAAGATAGACCTCTCGCAGGCGATTTATGGGTCAACCAAGTTGATGCTGTGGTGGTTCCCGCAACGGCGTGCGGTGGTAGTGGCATTCTGAGTTTGAGTCAAACCCCGGCGCAAATCATTGCGGTGGGCGACAACCAAACCGCCATGCGATCGCCTCCAGAGCCTTTAGGCATCAAAGCCCTGCGAGTCAACTCGTATTTAGAGGCTTTGGGCGTTTTAGTCGCCCATCGTGCAGGCATTCACCCCAGTGCTTTGAGTCCTAAAATTTCGTCGCTGCGAAGTTTAACTTAA
- a CDS encoding 5-(carboxyamino)imidazole ribonucleotide synthase, producing the protein MSKQIQRVGVIGGGQLAWMMAGAAQKLGVELIVQTPSPDDPAVATAADAIFAPVDDASATSRLAERCDAITFENEFIDLAALQPLASRGVEFRPRLAALAPLLDKYEQRRYLREIGLPVPEFVAVERDNLQLPNPRSPFPTVLKARRHGYDGQGTFILRDRTELETALNRLGNTPTLLEAFVPFERELAVITARDLSGEVRVFPVVETQQVEQVCRWVYAPAEVSVAVWEQVEAIATTLLNALEVVGVFGIELFLTPDGQVLVNEIAPRTHNSGHLTLDACHTSQFEQQLRAVCQQPLGDSGLNCPGAVMVNLLGYEQADSEYLPQRQQLAEIPQSHVYWYGKNQARPGRKLGHVTVLLETGKRSEAIALIEKIEAIWYPPAEL; encoded by the coding sequence ATGAGTAAGCAAATTCAGCGTGTCGGCGTGATTGGTGGGGGACAATTGGCTTGGATGATGGCAGGGGCCGCCCAAAAGTTGGGTGTAGAATTAATCGTACAAACCCCTAGCCCTGACGATCCGGCGGTGGCGACGGCGGCGGATGCGATTTTTGCCCCCGTGGATGATGCTAGCGCCACTTCCAGGTTAGCCGAACGCTGCGATGCGATTACCTTTGAGAATGAGTTTATTGACTTAGCTGCCCTGCAACCGCTAGCGAGTCGCGGGGTGGAGTTTCGCCCGCGTTTGGCGGCTTTAGCCCCTTTGTTGGATAAATACGAACAACGCCGCTATCTGCGCGAGATTGGTTTACCCGTACCGGAATTTGTGGCAGTGGAGAGGGATAACCTGCAATTGCCCAATCCGCGATCGCCTTTTCCCACCGTTCTCAAAGCGCGGCGGCATGGGTATGATGGGCAGGGAACGTTTATTTTGCGCGATCGCACTGAGCTAGAAACCGCGTTAAATCGGTTAGGCAATACCCCCACCCTACTAGAGGCGTTCGTCCCGTTTGAGCGCGAATTAGCCGTCATTACGGCGCGGGATCTTTCCGGAGAGGTGCGGGTGTTCCCGGTGGTGGAAACGCAACAGGTAGAACAAGTGTGTCGCTGGGTGTATGCTCCGGCTGAGGTTAGTGTAGCGGTTTGGGAACAAGTGGAGGCGATCGCCACGACCCTTCTCAATGCCCTAGAAGTCGTTGGCGTCTTTGGAATTGAGTTATTTTTAACCCCCGATGGGCAAGTCTTAGTGAACGAAATTGCCCCGCGAACCCATAATTCCGGGCATTTGACGCTAGATGCGTGCCATACCTCCCAGTTTGAGCAGCAATTACGGGCAGTCTGTCAGCAACCGCTAGGCGATTCGGGGTTAAACTGTCCGGGGGCGGTGATGGTGAATCTGTTAGGCTACGAACAAGCCGATAGCGAGTATCTTCCCCAACGCCAGCAGCTAGCGGAGATTCCCCAATCCCATGTTTACTGGTACGGCAAAAACCAAGCCCGACCGGGACGCAAACTCGGTCACGTCACGGTATTGTTAGAAACGGGGAAACGCTCAGAGGCGATCGCTCTAATTGAGAAAATAGAAGCGATTTGGTATCCCCCGGCAGAACTTTAA
- a CDS encoding phage holin family protein, producing the protein MKYFLLTWIGTAVALIITAQIVPGIAVTGLGAAAIAAIVLGLVNAIVRPLLIILTLPITVVTLGLFLLVVNAISLLIVAALSPGFVVNGFLNALVGSIILSITASLINRFILPEAVD; encoded by the coding sequence ATGAAATACTTTCTTTTGACTTGGATTGGAACGGCGGTTGCGTTGATTATCACTGCTCAGATTGTACCGGGAATTGCTGTAACGGGTTTGGGGGCGGCGGCGATCGCGGCGATTGTTTTAGGATTAGTGAATGCGATCGTGCGTCCCCTTCTCATTATCCTGACTCTGCCGATTACGGTTGTCACCTTGGGGTTATTCCTTTTAGTCGTCAATGCCATTAGCCTGTTGATTGTGGCAGCGCTATCGCCAGGATTTGTCGTCAATGGCTTCCTGAATGCGCTGGTTGGATCGATTATTCTCTCAATTACCGCTAGCTTAATTAATCGCTTTATTTTGCCAGAGGCTGTTGATTAA